From a region of the Castanea sativa cultivar Marrone di Chiusa Pesio chromosome 10, ASM4071231v1 genome:
- the LOC142614161 gene encoding uncharacterized protein LOC142614161, which yields MANKPPEDQGADTLKYQTWVLRVSIHCEGCKKKVKKVLQSIEGVYETTVDSQQHKVIVTGNVEADTLIKKLLRSGKHAELWPEKKEKKSGKSKNNKDQKNIEEDGDAEQKKTDGSNGGIGKDTDGGGKDKEDEESEDVGGESIGGNNGGGGGGGGGGGKKKKKKKKKGQNGNSLNGDGGGGGGSNFGDVLPGGGSPMSPHDMAPPMAAMNFSPPHQHMYPYPPMDYPPQVPYGMSYNMAYPSASNASYYVPPMHANRYSHHGIYGPPPPLPPLTSDPIYTYNDDDDDESACSIM from the exons aTGGCAAACAAACCACCTGAAGATCAAGGCGCAGACACCCTGAAATACCAG ACATGGGTTTTGAGAGTTTCAATCCACTGTGAAGGCTGCAAGAAGAAAGTCAAGAAAGTTCTTCAAAGCATAGAAG GTGTTTATGAGACCACTGTGGATTCACAGCAGCACAAGGTTATAGTGACTGGCAACGTGGAGGCAGATACCCTTATCAAAAAGCTTTTGAGATCAGGCAAACATGCTGAGCTTTGGCctgagaagaaggaaaagaagtcTGGAAAATCAAAGAATAACAAGGACCAGAAAAATATTGAAGAAGATGGTGATGCTGAGCAAAAAAAAACAGACGGTAGCAATGGTGGTATCGGTAAAGACACTGATGGCGGTGGCAAGgataaagaagatgaagaaagtgAGGATGTTGGTGGAGAAAGTATTGGAGGAaataatggtggtggtggtggtggtggtggaggaggagggaaaaagaagaaaaagaagaagaagaaagggcaAAATGGTAATTCTCTTAATGGTGATGGTGGCGGCGGCGGTGGTTCGAATTTCGGTGATGTACTGCCAGGTGGTGGTTCTCCTATGTCACCTCATGATATGGCCCCTCCTATGGCCGCGATGAATTTTAGCCCTCCACATCAACATATGTACCCATATCCACCAATGGATTATCCCCCACAAGTACCATATGGTATGAGTTACAACATGGCATACCCTAGTGCTAGTAACGCTTCATATTATGTACCTCCCATGCATGCTAATAGGTACTCTCACCATGGGATCTATGGGCCACCGCCGCCACTGCCGCCACTAACATCTGATCCAATTTATACATAtaatgatgacgatgatgatgagaGTGCTTGCTCAATCATGTGA
- the LOC142613093 gene encoding dephospho-CoA kinase, with protein MRIVGLTGGISSGKSTVSNLFKSHGVPVVDADLVARDVLKKGTGGWKKVVAAFGEEILQANGEVDRANLGQIVFSDPAKRQILNRLLAPYISSGIFWEIAKLWMRGFKVIVLDIPLLFEAKMDKWTKPIIVVWVDPDTQLRRLMARDRASEEDARNRISAQMSLDLKRTKADIVIDNTGSLEDLNEQFKNVLFEVKKPLTWTEFGLSRQGALSVFVSVIVGVLICRKISRL; from the exons ATGAGAATAGTAGGACTAACGGGTGGAATCTCATCGGGGAAGAGCACCGTCTCCAATCTTTTCAAGTCCCATGGTGTCCCCGTCGTAGACGCCGACCTCGTCGCTCGC GATGTGTTAAAGAAAGGCACCGGTGGGTGGAAAAAGGTAGTTGCAGCATTTGGAGAGGAGATTTTACAAGCTAATGGAGAAGTTGATAGGGCTAACTTGGGCCAAATTGTGTTCTCTGATCCTGCTAAGCGCCAAATTCTTAATCG TCTATTGGCTCCTTATATATCCTCTGGTATCTTTTGGGAAATTGCAAAGCTATGGATGAGAGGGTTTAAGGTGATTGTTCTTGATATCCCCTTGTTGTTTGAAGCCAAGATGGACAAGTGGACGAAACCCATTATAGTTGTATGGGTTGATCCTGACACACAACTTAGACGACTCATGGCAAGAGACAGAGCAAGTGAGGAAGATGCTCGAAACAGGATAAGTGCTCAGATGTCTCTGGATTTAAAAAGGACTAAGGCAGACATAGTGATCGATAACACAGGATCACTAGAAGACTTGAATGAACAGTTTAAGAATGtattatttgaggtaaaaaagCCCTTGACATGGACTGAATTTGGGCTTTCTAGACAGGGAGCATTGTCAGTCTTTGTTTCTGTTATTGTAGGTGTTCTTATATGCCGAAAAATCTCTAGACTCTAG